In a single window of the Coprothermobacter proteolyticus DSM 5265 genome:
- a CDS encoding chemotaxis protein CheC, protein MSKDDLSNPVILDVLKELANIGTGHAVTALSSMIGKFVGITVPEVYLESLGKVANILGDPEEEVAAVYVGYHGELDGGAMVIFDASSTHGLFQALMGSDMDLCDPMGLSMIQEVGNILVGSFVSALATFFGSTILAEPPGVAVDMLGAVLNVLLAEVGQHADYLIVAKTTISIEDVNIRGWIVDIPTPESFKRITEKLGL, encoded by the coding sequence ATGTCAAAAGATGACTTGTCAAATCCAGTAATACTTGATGTCTTGAAGGAACTAGCTAATATTGGTACCGGTCACGCTGTTACAGCTTTGTCTTCCATGATTGGCAAGTTTGTTGGGATAACGGTCCCAGAGGTCTATTTGGAAAGCCTTGGGAAGGTAGCCAATATACTCGGTGATCCTGAAGAAGAAGTAGCAGCAGTTTATGTGGGCTATCATGGTGAGCTCGATGGAGGTGCCATGGTCATATTTGATGCTAGTTCCACTCATGGTTTGTTTCAGGCACTTATGGGTTCTGATATGGACCTTTGTGATCCCATGGGTTTATCCATGATACAGGAAGTTGGGAATATTTTAGTAGGTTCTTTTGTTAGCGCTCTGGCAACTTTCTTTGGTAGCACCATTTTAGCAGAGCCACCTGGGGTTGCTGTGGATATGCTCGGTGCTGTGTTAAACGTTCTACTTGCTGAGGTGGGGCAACACGCAGATTATCTCATAGTTGCAAAGACTACCATTTCCATTGAAGACGTGAACATTAGGGGTTGGATAGTGGACATCCCCACGCCAGAAAGTTTCAAGAGGATTACTGAAAAGCTCGGGTTATGA
- a CDS encoding chemotaxis protein CheD: protein MTNMLNVGIGEIAVLDKPGKIGAIGLGSCVAVAMYDPIAKVGGMVHVLLPDSRGQKTELPGKFANTGVPYLLKLMEQKGARKDRIIVKIAGGASLMNVSVGNFGDIGKRNIEAVKEQLNALGLRLQGEDTGGNEGRTFILDLATGTFTVKTARSGLRQI, encoded by the coding sequence ATGACTAATATGTTGAATGTGGGCATTGGAGAGATAGCGGTTCTTGACAAGCCTGGGAAGATTGGAGCAATTGGACTGGGTAGTTGTGTTGCTGTCGCCATGTACGATCCCATAGCCAAAGTAGGCGGCATGGTTCATGTTTTGCTACCTGATTCTAGGGGACAAAAAACGGAACTGCCTGGTAAATTTGCTAATACGGGAGTTCCTTATTTACTGAAGCTCATGGAACAAAAAGGAGCCAGAAAAGACAGAATCATTGTGAAAATTGCTGGAGGAGCCTCTTTGATGAATGTTAGTGTGGGCAATTTTGGAGACATCGGTAAAAGAAATATCGAGGCTGTGAAAGAGCAGCTCAATGCTTTGGGACTCCGCTTGCAAGGTGAAGATACTGGTGGTAATGAGGGTCGTACGTTTATTCTGGATTTAGCCACGGGTACCTTTACTGTAAAAACGGCGCGCAGCGGTTTGCGCCAAATCTGA
- a CDS encoding sigma-70 family RNA polymerase sigma factor, with protein MMVEKGWIIAARKGDDKAREQVLMSLQRVIERQASQLTYYNISLEWDDLLAVGLIAANECIDLYNLESEIPFEAFASKVIRNKMVDYLRTTGTFTKSDVAKYKQGQLTLNKEELSLEALIEQGIEEVGEQGIILELEEALNRLDLRHKQVLQFRYVDNLSVKEVADILGVSPGRVSQLVNEALDLLREDIGIKFNKGDN; from the coding sequence ATGATGGTGGAAAAGGGATGGATTATAGCAGCTAGGAAAGGCGATGACAAAGCTCGCGAACAGGTACTTATGAGCTTACAAAGGGTCATAGAAAGGCAGGCATCTCAGCTTACCTATTACAACATTTCGTTGGAGTGGGATGACCTTCTGGCGGTAGGACTCATAGCTGCAAATGAGTGCATTGATTTATATAACTTGGAAAGCGAAATTCCATTTGAGGCTTTTGCTTCAAAGGTAATAAGAAACAAAATGGTGGATTACCTGCGCACCACAGGCACATTTACTAAGAGCGATGTGGCAAAATACAAACAGGGGCAGCTCACCTTGAATAAGGAAGAACTTTCTTTGGAAGCGCTCATTGAGCAGGGTATTGAAGAAGTCGGAGAGCAAGGAATTATTCTGGAACTAGAAGAAGCTTTGAACCGTTTAGATTTACGGCATAAGCAGGTGTTACAGTTTAGATATGTTGATAATCTCTCAGTCAAGGAGGTTGCCGATATATTGGGTGTCAGTCCTGGCAGAGTTTCTCAACTGGTGAATGAAGCTCTAGACCTGCTAAGGGAAGATATTGGTATAAAATTCAATAAAGGTGATAACTAA
- a CDS encoding flagellar basal body rod C-terminal domain-containing protein, which produces MLRGIYNAVSSNLMLLRAQDVIEDNLLHIQTPGYKQKNFAFTLTEQRPIVGLGNVSFGGLLSYPYVSIEQASLEETGRNLDLAVSGGFLAVDANGQRLWASSLRMLVDEQGYLVTPEGYRVLGKNGPIKWNENYNVDQQGNILLNDQIVDSFLISDVNVQEVVNDRYFVGEQLQSNFRVFQTYLETSNVDEIGQVTALMTILRHYQSNVKVVQAEDAALAKIINIMV; this is translated from the coding sequence ATGCTTAGAGGAATTTACAATGCTGTGTCGAGTAATCTCATGCTACTTAGGGCTCAGGATGTAATTGAGGACAATTTGTTACACATTCAAACTCCAGGTTACAAGCAGAAAAACTTCGCCTTCACATTAACTGAGCAGCGTCCTATTGTAGGGCTTGGGAATGTAAGTTTCGGTGGCCTTCTAAGCTACCCATATGTGTCTATTGAGCAAGCATCTCTAGAAGAAACGGGACGTAATCTGGACTTGGCGGTCTCTGGTGGTTTCTTGGCTGTGGATGCAAATGGTCAACGCCTCTGGGCAAGTAGTTTAAGAATGCTTGTGGACGAGCAAGGTTATCTTGTAACTCCGGAGGGCTACCGAGTACTGGGAAAGAACGGCCCCATCAAATGGAATGAAAACTACAACGTGGATCAACAAGGTAACATTTTGTTGAACGATCAAATAGTAGACAGTTTTCTAATTTCTGACGTGAACGTTCAAGAAGTTGTGAACGATCGATACTTTGTAGGTGAGCAGCTTCAGTCAAATTTCCGTGTCTTTCAAACATATTTGGAGACAAGCAACGTGGATGAGATCGGTCAGGTAACCGCACTTATGACCATTTTGAGGCATTATCAATCCAATGTGAAAGTGGTTCAAGCAGAAGATGCCGCTTTAGCCAAGATTATCAATATTATGGTGTGA
- a CDS encoding flagellar basal body rod C-terminal domain-containing protein: protein MVELYGIARAGMRLSVGYLNVAAFNISNVNTEAFKALEPVESSGNAHEFPVANGRANIVDNAYLFTVNRDNMGPLSNTSGYALTNPQAYFVITDGTNRWLTRKGNFELDRDGNVSLQGFYVMNRDGAVAKATDLYSGNLLLVEADTSQYDRDSIGFVSTGQERIINVDEAGLTANALEMSNVDLSAEMVKLIAAQRAYQFSAKAFRNADELIEASINLRGA from the coding sequence ATGGTAGAGCTGTATGGAATAGCCAGGGCGGGCATGCGTCTCTCAGTGGGTTATCTCAATGTGGCTGCGTTTAATATTTCTAATGTTAATACTGAAGCTTTTAAAGCCTTGGAGCCTGTTGAATCTTCTGGTAATGCTCATGAGTTTCCTGTGGCTAATGGGAGAGCGAATATTGTTGATAATGCTTACCTTTTTACAGTAAATCGTGATAACATGGGCCCTCTGAGCAATACCTCAGGCTATGCTTTAACAAATCCACAAGCCTACTTTGTAATAACCGACGGAACAAACAGATGGCTTACTAGAAAAGGCAACTTTGAGCTGGATCGGGATGGTAATGTCAGCTTACAAGGATTTTACGTAATGAACAGAGATGGTGCAGTTGCTAAGGCTACGGATCTCTATTCTGGGAATCTTTTGCTTGTTGAGGCTGATACCTCTCAGTACGATAGAGATAGCATTGGGTTCGTTTCTACAGGACAAGAACGTATCATAAACGTTGATGAAGCGGGGCTCACAGCAAACGCTTTAGAAATGTCTAACGTTGATCTTTCTGCGGAGATGGTCAAACTTATTGCTGCTCAAAGGGCTTATCAGTTCTCAGCAAAAGCGTTTCGCAACGCTGACGAGCTAATAGAAGCAAGCATAAACTTAAGAGGAGCCTAA
- a CDS encoding HDOD domain-containing protein, translated as MPIPSLDQLIDQVDKVLPVPSVAMQVIKLLDVPDSSVKDVAEVLSQDQGLTANVLKLANSAYYGMPRRVTLPMEAVALLGFKTVRSIVWSSVMEVLYSKPLVGYKLESGMLWEHSLAAAVIGKYLAKTFKLRDPESFYVSGLLHDVGKLILNIYLPVEFSNIIALVEEGKTFAEAERKILGYDHAQVGGIICDKWQLPEVIVEGVKYHHTPKLGSQSSHITHLANAMALMLGHGTMGVATMAASLDEEILSLYVPSEDQWFDLLEKAEEQVMLALHASKY; from the coding sequence ATGCCCATACCTTCTTTGGACCAGCTTATTGATCAAGTAGACAAAGTTTTACCAGTACCGTCTGTAGCTATGCAGGTGATCAAACTTTTGGATGTACCAGACAGTAGTGTAAAAGACGTAGCTGAAGTTCTTTCTCAAGATCAAGGGCTCACGGCAAATGTGCTGAAGCTTGCTAATTCAGCTTACTATGGGATGCCTCGAAGGGTAACGTTACCTATGGAGGCAGTGGCTTTGCTGGGTTTTAAGACTGTTAGGAGTATTGTATGGTCTTCTGTCATGGAAGTTCTTTACAGTAAACCGCTGGTGGGTTATAAACTGGAAAGCGGTATGTTGTGGGAACACTCATTGGCAGCAGCTGTAATAGGAAAGTATTTGGCTAAAACTTTTAAACTTAGAGATCCTGAAAGTTTTTATGTTTCTGGTCTTCTCCATGACGTAGGCAAACTCATATTGAATATATATCTTCCCGTGGAATTTAGTAATATCATTGCTCTTGTAGAAGAAGGAAAGACTTTTGCTGAAGCGGAGAGAAAAATTCTTGGTTATGATCATGCCCAAGTAGGGGGTATCATTTGCGATAAGTGGCAACTTCCTGAAGTCATAGTAGAAGGCGTTAAGTACCACCATACCCCCAAATTGGGTTCTCAAAGCAGTCATATAACCCATTTGGCTAATGCTATGGCCTTAATGTTGGGACACGGGACAATGGGCGTGGCTACAATGGCTGCCAGTCTTGATGAAGAGATACTTTCTCTTTATGTGCCAAGCGAGGATCAATGGTTTGATCTTTTGGAAAAGGCAGAAGAACAAGTCATGTTAGCCTTGCATGCATCTAAATACTAA
- the flgK gene encoding flagellar hook-associated protein FlgK, with product MIWSLEIAKRSLQAQMLALDVTSHNIANVNTPGYSRQEAVFRPTQPYGIVSWLGTINPGQVGTGVQISSIRRLRNDFVDMNYRNVTSESSYYSVKDQVFSILESSINEIKDSGLQKALSDFFDAWHEGSVSPEDPTVRRIIVEQSQNLIDAFKYVQNQLVSTRSDVDFQIVNSVARINDIGKEIAKLNEQISLSTSQGQQPNDLLDQRDNLLDELSQYVNIQKVALPTGSVSVFIGGLSFVDDRTVNEIKAIDNDRLIDSGEGYKYTEGLATYSVLPGLIQNDKWNESIALGTEDIYNGHVSTLWLTMGNSLVPLDDRHLAGGKLKGLVEMRDDVIAYGEEPGRGLLGKINEMAYYFFDKINLMLKQGKDLNGDAYSSNFFNWDVNVVPKNIISAVALDPTVVSDPTKLPIGVTGLAGDGSLALLIAQEQNNALETVPEILNSTLWNPSLPGFLKGQSVAQSWRTLVAEWSADISRNRAFMEGTNNVKSELTLLRTSESGVNLDEEAVNLIRFQKGYAMSARIVSVVDGMLDLIINMGAR from the coding sequence ATGATCTGGTCCTTAGAAATAGCTAAACGTAGTCTTCAAGCTCAGATGCTTGCACTGGATGTCACTTCCCATAATATTGCCAACGTTAATACGCCCGGTTATAGCCGCCAAGAAGCGGTTTTTCGCCCAACGCAGCCCTATGGTATAGTCTCATGGCTGGGTACGATAAACCCCGGGCAGGTGGGTACAGGCGTTCAAATAAGCAGTATTCGGCGGCTTCGTAATGACTTCGTGGACATGAACTACCGGAATGTGACGTCGGAAAGTTCTTATTACAGTGTGAAGGATCAAGTATTTAGCATTTTGGAGAGCTCCATCAATGAGATAAAAGATTCGGGGCTTCAGAAGGCGCTGAGCGATTTTTTTGATGCATGGCATGAGGGTAGTGTAAGTCCTGAGGATCCCACAGTAAGGCGCATTATTGTTGAACAAAGCCAAAACTTGATTGATGCTTTTAAATATGTGCAAAACCAACTGGTTTCCACACGTTCTGATGTGGACTTTCAAATAGTGAACTCTGTGGCACGTATTAATGACATAGGTAAAGAAATAGCAAAACTCAACGAGCAGATTTCCTTATCGACTTCTCAAGGACAACAGCCCAACGACCTTCTAGATCAGCGAGACAACCTATTGGATGAGCTTTCGCAGTACGTAAATATCCAGAAGGTTGCTTTGCCTACTGGTTCCGTGTCGGTCTTTATTGGTGGCCTATCTTTTGTAGATGATAGAACAGTAAATGAAATAAAAGCTATTGACAATGACCGCCTTATCGACAGCGGGGAAGGTTATAAATACACAGAAGGATTAGCTACTTACAGTGTGTTACCTGGCTTGATTCAAAATGATAAGTGGAATGAAAGCATTGCCTTAGGAACTGAAGATATCTACAATGGCCATGTATCCACCCTGTGGTTGACCATGGGGAATTCATTGGTTCCTTTGGATGATAGACATTTAGCTGGTGGCAAGCTGAAGGGTTTAGTGGAAATGCGTGATGACGTAATCGCATATGGTGAGGAACCCGGACGCGGACTGCTTGGGAAGATAAACGAGATGGCTTATTATTTCTTCGACAAGATAAACTTGATGCTCAAACAAGGAAAGGACCTTAATGGCGATGCCTACAGTTCAAACTTCTTCAACTGGGATGTTAATGTAGTTCCTAAAAACATCATATCTGCAGTTGCATTGGATCCCACAGTAGTCAGTGACCCAACGAAGCTCCCTATTGGGGTTACTGGTTTGGCCGGCGATGGCTCTTTAGCTTTGCTCATTGCTCAAGAGCAGAACAATGCCCTTGAGACAGTTCCCGAGATTCTAAATTCGACGCTGTGGAATCCCAGTCTTCCCGGATTTCTTAAGGGGCAAAGCGTTGCTCAGAGTTGGCGGACACTAGTTGCTGAGTGGTCTGCAGATATTTCCCGTAATAGGGCTTTCATGGAAGGTACGAATAATGTGAAAAGCGAGCTAACACTTTTAAGGACTTCCGAGTCCGGCGTAAACCTCGATGAAGAGGCAGTCAACCTGATTCGTTTTCAAAAGGGTTATGCCATGTCTGCACGCATTGTTTCAGTGGTGGACG